One window of the Eucalyptus grandis isolate ANBG69807.140 chromosome 8, ASM1654582v1, whole genome shotgun sequence genome contains the following:
- the LOC104456390 gene encoding methylecgonone reductase, with protein sequence MHGVVVPEVVLSSGERMPLIGMGCAASPPPPPEVLTSILLEAIGVGYRHFDTAALYGTEEALGRAVAEALDRGLIKNRNQIFITTKLWCTDAHPDLVLPALKNSLQRLGLEYVDLYLIHWPVRLKEGTEGFNFKGKVLPFDIKGTWEAMEECSKLGLAKSIGVSNFSTKKLSDLLLHANIRPAVNQVEMNVAWQQEKLSGYCREKGIQVSAWSPLGANGAAWGTLAVMESPVLKEIAIAKGKTVAQAALRWIYEQGACVIVKSFNKERMKENLQILEWELSQEDSEKIKFQIPQRRGCPGDMYISEEGPYKSLDELWDGDA encoded by the exons ATGCACGGCGTCGTAGTCCCAGAAGTGGTGCTGAGCTCCGGCGAGAGAATGCCACTGATCGGCATGGGCTGCGCAGCGagccctccgccgccgccagaGGTGTTGACTTCCATATTACTGGAGGCCATCGGAGTTGGGTACCGCCACTTTGACACTGCGGCGTTGTACGGCACTGAGGAGGCGCTCGGCCGAGCAGTGGCCGAGGCCCTCGACCGGGGGCTCATCAAGAACCGCAACCAAATCTTCATCACCACCAAGCTCTGGTGCACCGATGCCCATCCCGATCTTGTTCTTCCTGCCCTAAAGAACTCTCTCCA GAGGTTAGGGTTAGAGTACGTGGATCTGTATCTAATCCACTGGCCGGTGAGACTGAAGGAAGGAACCGAAGGGTTCAATTTCAAGGGCAAGGTCTTGCCATTTGACATCAAGGGCACATGGGAAGCCATGGAAGAGTGCTCCAAGCTGGGCTTAGCCAAATCCATTGGAGTCAGCAATTTTAGCACCAAGAAGCTCTCTGATCTCCTCTTGCACGCCAATATCCGTCCTGCTGTTAATCAG GTGGAGATGAATGTGGCATGGCAACAGGAGAAACTGAGCGGATATTGCAGGGAGAAGGGAATACAGGTGAGCGCATGGTCCCCGTTGGGAGCAAATGGAGCCGCTTGGGGTACATTAGCTGTTATGGAGAGTCCTGTGCTCAAGGAGATTGCCATTGCCAAAGGCAAGACTGTGGCCCAG GCTGCACTGAGATGGATATACGAGCAAGGAGCATGCGTGATAGTGAAGAGCTTCAACaaagagagaatgaaagagAACCTGCAAATCTTAGAATGGGAACTTAGCCAGGAGGATTcggaaaaaatcaaatttcagatTCCACAGAGAAGAGGATGTCCTGGTGACATGTACATTTCTGAAGAGGGGCCTTACAAATCACTGGATGAGCTCTGGGATGGTGATGCTTGA